The Telopea speciosissima isolate NSW1024214 ecotype Mountain lineage unplaced genomic scaffold, Tspe_v1 Tspe_v1.0855, whole genome shotgun sequence genome contains the following window.
TCTAAATGCAATGGGCTGCTTTAGATTGATCCTAACTGGACGTTGAAGTACTTCTATTTTAGGGTAATACTCAACCAACTAAAGGCAACATTAGAATAAGAAACTTACATCCAAATCATGATATTTTAACCACTAAAAGATAATCTTAAGACTTGAGTCTCCGGTAGGATTATATCACGCATGTATCTTTAGAAAGTCATAAATAAATACATGTTAtaggaaagggagaaaaaaggggaaaatgaaaaattggtGATTatataaaaactcaaaaaacaatATCAGCTACATACTTATTTATGACAACGGTGCAAGCCATCCCGTCCTTTCTGTTTCCTTTGCAAACTCCATAATCCACAGAAGTTCCCATCTTCAAAATTTGGTTAGCCGAAAACACACTGAGAGAAAACCCAGGGTCCTATCAAAAGATAGCTAAAGTTAGGTAAGTCCATAGTCTAGAAGACACAGAACTATCGTAGTTTTTCAAGTTTTACCTTAGTATCCTTGCGTACACCAGCATTGAAAAATGCAAAGACAGTTCCTACCATCTCATTACAGTTCTTAGTGTAAGCATCCCCAAACAAGAACACAGGAGTTGTGTTTTCATCCAAACACCCAATTCTCCATATACAGAAGTTCTTCCCAGTGGAGCTTACTCTCCGATCCCCTTTTTCAACCAGAACACCGACGGTGGCCCAACAACCAGAAATGTTATCACTGACAAGTAAATTCCTGATGACTCTCAAAGTGTTAGATCACCAATTCATTGCAATGGTATAGTTAGATCCATGAGAAATCAAACTAATCATCGTTATGCACCTTATTGCTGGCAACTGAACAAAACGAATATCAGAGAAATGGTTGCTCAGCTCTGCAGCTGATAACAAGGGCTTCctgaacaagaaaaaagaaaacatatagcAATAGTTATGTGAGGAAGAAAAGCCATTTGGACggttttctttgattttagttGAGCTAAAACGTACCGAAATCGTAGACCCGAGAATTTGTCAACATCAATATCATTTGAGTTCCTAGGTTTGCTCAACCTGGAAGCTTTCTCGACGATGTTAGGTTCATATTTGAGATACTCTCCAACAGAGTCTCTGAAGACAGACATATCAGCCTTCCGGACCCGCTTGGGAGATCCATCGTCGGACAGGTAGCCTGCAATCAAAAGACATGGACATGCAGTCTTATAACAGTGTAGATTCGTGAAAGAACGGAAGGGAAAAGCAGGTGAaggtgaagaagagagagatgccTGGTTCCGCCGAGTGAAGGGTGGAAGGAGAAGCAGGaggggtttccaaaaccctatcttgaagagagaggaggagatCGAGATCGTCTTGGTGGGTCGACATTGAGACAATTCCTCTCCTTCTCGATCTCTGCAGCTAAGGATTACTACGAATCTAAGAAATCAGTGCCACTGCCCTGTGGGAATCCTTTTGAAAGGAAACCTTAACCCCAGGCTCTCTCGGCTCTAACTGTTGAAGACGGAGGAGAATCAGGAGATACACTTGtgagaaaaagatagaaaagagGCCTTTTCCTTCCCTCTCCGTGTATAATGTGGAGGGAGTTTTGAAATTTTAGAGGGAACGGATATTATAGAAATTTTTTATGTAGATTGAGGTAGCATTTGATACGATTTTGCATtttcgaatgataaaaatactCTCCTTAACCCTGCAAATGAAGGGGTCAAGCTCTTCATAGAAAACACTTTCCCTACTTTGAATATAAATTTGACACACAGTTATTCCATACAATCATAGAATCTCGTGTATCTATCAAAGACAGAATTATCAAATCATTTTTTCACATTACACAACTATATCTAGAATTTATACATTTCATGGTAAATTGGCAGTTGTTATATTTTTTCTAGATTCGTTTTCTCCaaaccctcaaagaccaaacgTTTGTAATTCTTCGTTAACGTTTAAGTCATGCCAATGTTGAATCACTTAggaatgac
Protein-coding sequences here:
- the LOC122648353 gene encoding protein MCM10 homolog, whose protein sequence is MSTHQDDLDLLLSLQDRVLETPPASPSTLHSAEPGYLSDDGSPKRVRKADMSVFRDSVGEYLKYEPNIVEKASRLSKPRNSNDIDVDKFSGLRFRKPLLSAAELSNHFSDIRFVQLPAIRNLLVSDNISGCWATVGVLVEKGDRRVSSTGKNFCIWRIGCLDENTTPVFLFGDAYTKNCNEMVGTVFAFFNAGVRKDTKDPGFSLSVFSANQILKMGTSVDYGVCKGNRKDGMACTVVINKYVADIVF